One segment of Primulina eburnea isolate SZY01 unplaced genomic scaffold, ASM2296580v1 ctg559_ERROPOS1146420+, whole genome shotgun sequence DNA contains the following:
- the LOC140821381 gene encoding xyloglucan galactosyltransferase XLT2-like codes for MLPSFGKQSPAAAVEEEQQHQRHLRLKSKFPEIKTAADSVKYFVSSYHCAWLTAAILLQIVTISFFVNRASIPSPVYTALPLAQARHDNDDVCEFGRIYVYHMPSLFNQDLLDNCHELAPWSSRCTALSNNGFGPPAAELSGVIPYNLTPAWYWTDLYAGEPIFHHRMMSYKCRTMYEEEATAFYIPFYVGLAVGKHLWSNYKSEDRDFHSLAMLNWIKNQSPWKKSNGSDHFIMMGRLTWDFRRLSDNDNEWGSRFLYMPLMKNVLHLTVERSPWDPLEISVPYPTPFHPRSESDIDSWQNFIRARTRSNLFSFVGGTRKTFKKDFRGLLMSLCRNDSSSCKLVDCSITPCYDGALGMTEAFLDSVFCLQPKGDGFTRRSAFDCMLAGAIPVYFWRGSFENQYEWFLPVEAKTYSVFIDNNLVRNRSSIIKDVLEKYNTEEVETMREKIIEFMPRFLYSKSNANLGRFKDAFDITMDEVLARFKQQKDGVKA; via the coding sequence ATGCTGCCAAGTTTCGGCAAACAGTCACCGGCGGCGGCGGTGGAGGAGGAGCAGCAGCACCAACGCCACCTCCGGCTCAAATCCAAGTTTCCTGAAATCAAAACCGCTGCCGACTCTGTCAAATATTTCGTCTCTTCCTATCACTGTGCATGGCTAACGGCGGCAATCCTCTTACAAATTGTAACCATATCTTTCTTCGTCAACCGGGCTTCTATACCTTCGCCGGTGTACACTGCCCTCCCCTTGGCCCAGGCACGTCACGATAACGACGATGTCTGCGAATTCGGAAGAATATATGTATACCATATGCCATCCTTATTCAACCAAGACCTTCTGGACAACTGCCATGAACTAGCCCCATGGAGCTCCCGCTGCACCGCTCTCTCCAACAACGGATTCGGCCCCCCTGCCGCAGAATTGTCGGGTGTTATTCCTTACAATCTCACCCCAGCTTGGTACTGGACTGATTTGTACGCGGGAGAACCCATATTCCATCATAGGATGATGAGTTACAAGTGCAGAACCATGTATGAAGAGGAAGCTACGGCGTTTTACATCCCTTTCTACGTGGGCCTCGCAGTAGGAAAACATCTATGGTCAAATTATAAGTCCGAGGATCGAGATTTCCACAGCTTGGCTATGCTAAACTGGATCAAGAATCAATCCCCGTGGAAGAAATCCAACGGTTCTGATCATTTTATCATGATGGGTCGATTAACGTGGGACTTCCGAAGGTTATCCGACAATGACAACGAATGGGGATCAAGATTTCTTTACATGCCACTGATGAAGAATGTTCTTCATTTAACAGTAGAAAGAAGTCCATGGGATCCGCTAGAAATCAGTGTACCTTATCCCACACCTTTCCACCCTCGATCCGAATCCGATATCGATTCATGGCAAAACTTTATACGAGCTAGGACACGATCAaacttattttcttttgttggcGGGACACGTAAAACTTTTAAGAAGGATTTTCGGGGTTTATTGATGTCGTTATGTAGAAACGATTCGAGCTCGTGTAAACTAGTAGACTGTTCCATAACACCTTGTTACGATGGAGCACTTGGTATGACTGAGGCATTCTTGGATTCAGTTTTCTGCTTGCAACCTAAAGGAGATGGATTTACAAGAAGATCAGCGTTTGATTGTATGTTGGCTGGCGCAATCCCGGTATATTTTTGGAGAGGAAGCTTTGAGAATCAGTACGAATGGTTCTTGCCTGTTGAAGCTAAGACTTACTCAGTATTTATCGATAATAACCTTGTTAGAAACAGGAGTTCGATTATTAAGGATGTTTTGGAAAAATATAATACAGAAGAAGTGGAAACGATGAGGGAGAAGATTATTGAATTTATGCCCAGGTTTTTGTATTCAAAGTCCAATGCAAATTTGGGGAGATTTAAGGATGCTTTTGATATCACCATGGACGAAGTTTTGGCAAGGTTTAAGCAACAGAAAGATGGCGTAAAAGCATAA